One Sander vitreus isolate 19-12246 chromosome 23, sanVit1, whole genome shotgun sequence DNA window includes the following coding sequences:
- the LOC144511962 gene encoding sodium- and chloride-dependent GABA transporter 2-like, giving the protein MEERGQWSNKIEFILSVAGSIIGLGNMWRFPYLCYKNGGGAFLIPYMIFLFTCGVPVFFLETALGQYTSEGGITCWRKISPLFEGLGYGTQVIVTLLNFYYIIVLAWGIFYLYFSFSSDLAWSSCNNTWNTENCMEFQRRNTSINQTMHLNATSPVIEFWERRALRISPGLDHMGSLNWDLALCLFIAWVMCYFCIWKGVKSTGKVVYFTATFPYLMLIVLLVRGLTLPGAGIGIQFYLYPDLGRLADPQVWMDAGTQIFFSYAICLGSLTALGSYNKYNNNCYRDCLALCFLNSGTSFVAGFAIFSILGFMSFEQNVPISEVAESGPGLAFIAYPRAVSMMPFSPLWAALFFIMIVFLGLDSQFVCVESLVTAIVDMYPAVFRRKNRRELFLLGVVFFSFFMGLIMLMEGGMYVFQLFDYYAASGMCLLFMSIFETVCIAWVYGADRFYDNIEDMIGYRPGPYIKYCWLFFTPATCIGTFAFSLIKYTPLKYNNEYVYPWWGYVIGWLLALSSMVCIPLWMVYKISTTQGTFRERIQLLITPSDTLPKTKREQERLLAIFAPEGDVTMARNGYLPVLETDSNL; this is encoded by the exons atggaggaaCGGGGCCAGTGGAGCAACAAGATAGAGTTTATTCTGTCAGTCGCCGGCTCCATCATCGGCCTGGGCAACATGTGGCGCTTCCCGTACCTCTGCTACAAAAATGGAGGAG GTGCGTTCCTCATCCCCTACATGATCTTCCTGTTCACCTGTGGTGTTCCCGTCTTCTTCCTGGAGACAGCCCTGGGCCAGTACACCAGCGAGGGAGGCATTACCTGCTGGAGAAAAATCAGTCCCCTGTTTGAAG GTCTTGGCTATGGCACCCAGGTGATAGTGACTCTGTTGAACTTCTACTACATCATTGTTCTGGCCTGGGGGATTTTCTACCTgtacttctccttctcctcggACCTGGCCTGGTCGTCCTGTAACAACACATGGAACACAG AAAACTGCATGGAGTTTCAGAGGAGAAACACCTCAATCAACCAAACGATGCACCTAAATGCCACCTCTCCTGTCATCGAGTTCTGGGA GAGAAGAGCACTAAGGATTTCCCCAGGCCTTGACCACATGGGCTCTTTGAACTGGGACCTGGCCCTGTGTCTGTTCATCGCCTGGGTCATGTGCTACTTCTGCATCTGGAAGGGGGTGAAATCCACAGGAAAG GTGGTCTACTTCACTGCGACCTTCCCCTATCTGATGCTAATTGTGCTGTTGGTCAGAGGGCTCACGCTGCCTGGAGCTGGGATCGGAATCCAGTTCTACCTTTATCCAGACCTGGGACGACTGGCAGACCCACAG GTGTGGATGGATGCTGGCACCCAGATCTTCTTCTCCTATGCCATCTGTTTAGGTTCGCTGACTGCTCTGGGAAGCtacaacaaatacaacaataactGTTACAG AGATTGCCTGGCATTGTGCTTTCTGAACAGTGGCACCAGTTTTGTGGCAGGCTTTGCAATCTTCTCCATCCTGGGTTTCATGTCATTTGAACAGAATGTTCCCATCTCAGAGGTGGCAGAATCTG GTCCTGGCCTGGCCTTCATAGCTTACCCCCGAGCTGTGAGCATGAtgcctttctctcctctgtgggCCGCCCTCTTCTTCATCATGATTGTTTTTCTGGGGCTTGACAGCCAG tttgtgtgtgtcgaGAGCCTTGTGACTGCGATAGTCGACATGTACCCTGCTGTGTTCAGACGCAAAAACCGCAGGGAGCTCTTCCTGTTAGGTGTggtcttcttctccttcttcatgGGCCTCATCATGCTGATGGAG GGAGGCATGTATGTTTTCCAGCTCTTTGATTACTACGCAGCCAGTGGCATGTGTCTTCTCTTCATGTCCATCTTTGAGACTGTCTGCATTGCATGGGTCTATG GTGCAGATCGCTTTTATGATAACATTGAGGACATGATCGGCTACCGCCCAGGACCTTACATCAAGTACTGTTGGTTGTTCTTCACCCCAGCCACATGCATT GGTACCTTTGCCTTCTCTCTCATCAAATATACCCCTCTAAAGTACAACAATGAGTATGTGTACCCGTGGTGGGGCTATGTCATTGGCTGGTTACTAGCTCTTTCCTCCATGGTCTGTATTCCGCTTTGGATGGTGTACAAGATCAGCACCACCCAAGGGACTTTCAGAGAG CGCATCCAGTTGCTTATCACACCATCTGACACCTTACCCAAAACCAAGAGGGAGcaggaaaggttactggccatcTTTGCTCCTGAGGGAGACGTTACCATGGCTAGAAATGGCTACTTACCTGTCTTAGAGACAGACTCCAACTTATGA